In a single window of the Aquarana catesbeiana isolate 2022-GZ linkage group LG13, ASM4218655v1, whole genome shotgun sequence genome:
- the CFAP45 gene encoding cilia- and flagella-associated protein 45 isoform X2, with protein MEEMEFPVEVRSPWRERKFAVAVTNGKQEKSAQTGAWNTADMPGSVVGSVSSGSHASHRSKARKYRIKALSSEIDESLFGTKPAKDDTPIVQTAENRQRKTVSAPTRGRKPETIQIITSDLIRDLVVPSEDPSGLSIIMSPYDFHRIKSASRVLTKAEREMAVQAYKEEKEAAIEAVNERKNYMKQKEMLRRKNEKLSDLEEEAQQRAQYLLQRANTMRMEQEDEIKKLNEMILNAKCHAIRDAQTVERKVITKELEEESKRLDQMMEVERQKAIKMQEEIDELRKQERIRGKLHIVEQMTHNEEARLLQEEQREQEAQQMLQYLEELQMEDYKDMEKRRKEQLEIQAEIKHINIENERKKIEQKEQEKLADLRVLEYTKQKIAREAEYEAEQEKIKKEKEMEVARLRALQERAHDHRAEQDALRAKRNQEAMERSWRQKEKEEALKQAEVNAMLRKARLEQVAQKEHFLAVQAQRNRAEFERVLRVQQNLVEKDLKEQEEKTNQLRRHASELRRQVREQEQKQVVDRISHFEEGKRLDEEARQRRARLDDLKQKKLEELRNAGLPDKYCSMVARKAEVPITIVP; from the exons ATGGAGGAGATGGAATTTCCTGTTGAAGTCAGGTCTCCATGGAGAGAAAGGAAGTTTGCAGTTGCTGTGACAAACGGTAAACAAGAGAAGTCTGCTCAGACTGGAGCCTGGAACACAGCTGATATG CCTGGAAGCGTTGTGGGCTCCGTCAGTTCCGGTTCCCATGCATCCCACCGATCGAAGGCCCGGAAGTACCGGATAAAGGCGCTGAGCTCGGAAATCGATGAGAGTTTGTTTGGCACAAAG CCTGCCAAAGACGACACCCCGATTGTGCAGACGGCAGAGAACCGACAGCGCAAAACCGTGTCAGCGCCGACGAGGGGCCGCAAGCCCGAGACCATCCAAATCATCACCAGCGACCTGATCCGAGATCTGGT AGTTCCCTCTGAGGACCCCTCTGGGTTATCCATCATCATGTCCCCTTATGACTTCCATCGCATCAAGTCTGCATCTCGAGTCCTCACCAAGGCGGAACGAGAGATGGCGGTACAAGCCtacaaggaggagaaggaggcagccATC GAGGCTGTTAATGAGCGCAAGAACTATATGAAGCAGAAGGAGATGCTTCGCAGGAAGAACGAGAAGCTGAGCGACCTGGAGGAGGAGGCCCAGCAGAGGGCGCAGTATCTCCTGCAGAGAGCCAACACCATGCGCATGGAGCAAGAAGACGAGATCAAAAAGCTCAACGAG ATGATCCTGAACGCCAAGTGCCATGCCATCCGCGATGCTCAGACGGTAGAGAGGAAAGTGATCACCAAAGAGCTGGAGGAGGAGTCCAAGCGTCTGGACCAGATGATGGAGGTGGAACGCCAGAAGGCAATTAAGATGCAGGAGGAGATCGATGAGTTGAGGAAACAGGAAAGGATCAG AGGGAAGCTCCACATCGTTGAGCAGATGACCCATAACGAGGAGGCCAGACTTCTCCAGGAGGAGCAAAGGGAACAAGAAGCCCAGCAGATGCTTCAGTACCTGGAAGAGCTTCAGATGGAAGATTATAAG GAtatggagaagagaaggaaggaacAGCTGGAAATCCAGGCCGAGATAAAACATATCAATATTGAGAACGAGAGGAAGAAGATTGAGCAGAAGGAGCAGGAGAAGCTGGCAGACCTGCGGGTGCTGGAATATACCAAACAGAAAATA GCTCGGGAAGCAGAATACGAAGCAGAACAGGAAAAgattaaaaaggagaaagaaaTGGAAGTTGCTCGTCTTCGAGCATTACAGGAGAGAGCTCATGACCACCGAGCAGAGCAG GATGCCCTCCGAGCAAAGAGGAACCAGGAGGCCATGGAGAGATCCTGGCGCCAGAAGGAAAAGGAGGAGGCGTTAAAGCAGGCGGAGGTAAATGCCATGTTGAGGAAGGCGCGTCTGGAGCAGGTGGCGCAAAAGGAACACTTCTTGGCTGTGCAGGCTCAGCGGAACCGGGCGGAATTTGAGCGCGTGTTAAG GGTCCAGCAGAATCTGGTGGAGAAGGACCTCAAGGAGCAGGAGGAGAAGACTAACCAGCTAAGGAGACATGCCAGCGAACTGAGGCGACAAGTACGCGAGCAGGAGCAGAAGCAGGTTGTGGACCGCATCTCCCACTTTGAGGAGGGCAAGAGGCTGGATGAGGAGGCCCGACAGCGCAGGGCACGCCTGGATGACCTGAAACAGAAGAAGCTGGAGGAACTGAG AAATGCCGGCCTCCCAGACAAGTACTGCTCCATGGTGGCCCGGAAAGCTGAGGTCCCCATAACCATCGTCCCATAG
- the CFAP45 gene encoding cilia- and flagella-associated protein 45 isoform X1 has product MEEMEFPVEVRSPWRERKFAVAVTNGKQEKSAQTGAWNTADMPGSVVGSVSSGSHASHRSKARKYRIKALSSEIDESLFGTKQQPAKDDTPIVQTAENRQRKTVSAPTRGRKPETIQIITSDLIRDLVVPSEDPSGLSIIMSPYDFHRIKSASRVLTKAEREMAVQAYKEEKEAAIEAVNERKNYMKQKEMLRRKNEKLSDLEEEAQQRAQYLLQRANTMRMEQEDEIKKLNEMILNAKCHAIRDAQTVERKVITKELEEESKRLDQMMEVERQKAIKMQEEIDELRKQERIRGKLHIVEQMTHNEEARLLQEEQREQEAQQMLQYLEELQMEDYKDMEKRRKEQLEIQAEIKHINIENERKKIEQKEQEKLADLRVLEYTKQKIAREAEYEAEQEKIKKEKEMEVARLRALQERAHDHRAEQDALRAKRNQEAMERSWRQKEKEEALKQAEVNAMLRKARLEQVAQKEHFLAVQAQRNRAEFERVLRVQQNLVEKDLKEQEEKTNQLRRHASELRRQVREQEQKQVVDRISHFEEGKRLDEEARQRRARLDDLKQKKLEELRNAGLPDKYCSMVARKAEVPITIVP; this is encoded by the exons ATGGAGGAGATGGAATTTCCTGTTGAAGTCAGGTCTCCATGGAGAGAAAGGAAGTTTGCAGTTGCTGTGACAAACGGTAAACAAGAGAAGTCTGCTCAGACTGGAGCCTGGAACACAGCTGATATG CCTGGAAGCGTTGTGGGCTCCGTCAGTTCCGGTTCCCATGCATCCCACCGATCGAAGGCCCGGAAGTACCGGATAAAGGCGCTGAGCTCGGAAATCGATGAGAGTTTGTTTGGCACAAAG CAACAGCCTGCCAAAGACGACACCCCGATTGTGCAGACGGCAGAGAACCGACAGCGCAAAACCGTGTCAGCGCCGACGAGGGGCCGCAAGCCCGAGACCATCCAAATCATCACCAGCGACCTGATCCGAGATCTGGT AGTTCCCTCTGAGGACCCCTCTGGGTTATCCATCATCATGTCCCCTTATGACTTCCATCGCATCAAGTCTGCATCTCGAGTCCTCACCAAGGCGGAACGAGAGATGGCGGTACAAGCCtacaaggaggagaaggaggcagccATC GAGGCTGTTAATGAGCGCAAGAACTATATGAAGCAGAAGGAGATGCTTCGCAGGAAGAACGAGAAGCTGAGCGACCTGGAGGAGGAGGCCCAGCAGAGGGCGCAGTATCTCCTGCAGAGAGCCAACACCATGCGCATGGAGCAAGAAGACGAGATCAAAAAGCTCAACGAG ATGATCCTGAACGCCAAGTGCCATGCCATCCGCGATGCTCAGACGGTAGAGAGGAAAGTGATCACCAAAGAGCTGGAGGAGGAGTCCAAGCGTCTGGACCAGATGATGGAGGTGGAACGCCAGAAGGCAATTAAGATGCAGGAGGAGATCGATGAGTTGAGGAAACAGGAAAGGATCAG AGGGAAGCTCCACATCGTTGAGCAGATGACCCATAACGAGGAGGCCAGACTTCTCCAGGAGGAGCAAAGGGAACAAGAAGCCCAGCAGATGCTTCAGTACCTGGAAGAGCTTCAGATGGAAGATTATAAG GAtatggagaagagaaggaaggaacAGCTGGAAATCCAGGCCGAGATAAAACATATCAATATTGAGAACGAGAGGAAGAAGATTGAGCAGAAGGAGCAGGAGAAGCTGGCAGACCTGCGGGTGCTGGAATATACCAAACAGAAAATA GCTCGGGAAGCAGAATACGAAGCAGAACAGGAAAAgattaaaaaggagaaagaaaTGGAAGTTGCTCGTCTTCGAGCATTACAGGAGAGAGCTCATGACCACCGAGCAGAGCAG GATGCCCTCCGAGCAAAGAGGAACCAGGAGGCCATGGAGAGATCCTGGCGCCAGAAGGAAAAGGAGGAGGCGTTAAAGCAGGCGGAGGTAAATGCCATGTTGAGGAAGGCGCGTCTGGAGCAGGTGGCGCAAAAGGAACACTTCTTGGCTGTGCAGGCTCAGCGGAACCGGGCGGAATTTGAGCGCGTGTTAAG GGTCCAGCAGAATCTGGTGGAGAAGGACCTCAAGGAGCAGGAGGAGAAGACTAACCAGCTAAGGAGACATGCCAGCGAACTGAGGCGACAAGTACGCGAGCAGGAGCAGAAGCAGGTTGTGGACCGCATCTCCCACTTTGAGGAGGGCAAGAGGCTGGATGAGGAGGCCCGACAGCGCAGGGCACGCCTGGATGACCTGAAACAGAAGAAGCTGGAGGAACTGAG AAATGCCGGCCTCCCAGACAAGTACTGCTCCATGGTGGCCCGGAAAGCTGAGGTCCCCATAACCATCGTCCCATAG
- the CFAP45 gene encoding cilia- and flagella-associated protein 45 isoform X3 — MRVCLAQRVPSEDPSGLSIIMSPYDFHRIKSASRVLTKAEREMAVQAYKEEKEAAIEAVNERKNYMKQKEMLRRKNEKLSDLEEEAQQRAQYLLQRANTMRMEQEDEIKKLNEMILNAKCHAIRDAQTVERKVITKELEEESKRLDQMMEVERQKAIKMQEEIDELRKQERIRGKLHIVEQMTHNEEARLLQEEQREQEAQQMLQYLEELQMEDYKDMEKRRKEQLEIQAEIKHINIENERKKIEQKEQEKLADLRVLEYTKQKIAREAEYEAEQEKIKKEKEMEVARLRALQERAHDHRAEQDALRAKRNQEAMERSWRQKEKEEALKQAEVNAMLRKARLEQVAQKEHFLAVQAQRNRAEFERVLRVQQNLVEKDLKEQEEKTNQLRRHASELRRQVREQEQKQVVDRISHFEEGKRLDEEARQRRARLDDLKQKKLEELRNAGLPDKYCSMVARKAEVPITIVP, encoded by the exons ATGAGAGTTTGTTTGGCACAAAG AGTTCCCTCTGAGGACCCCTCTGGGTTATCCATCATCATGTCCCCTTATGACTTCCATCGCATCAAGTCTGCATCTCGAGTCCTCACCAAGGCGGAACGAGAGATGGCGGTACAAGCCtacaaggaggagaaggaggcagccATC GAGGCTGTTAATGAGCGCAAGAACTATATGAAGCAGAAGGAGATGCTTCGCAGGAAGAACGAGAAGCTGAGCGACCTGGAGGAGGAGGCCCAGCAGAGGGCGCAGTATCTCCTGCAGAGAGCCAACACCATGCGCATGGAGCAAGAAGACGAGATCAAAAAGCTCAACGAG ATGATCCTGAACGCCAAGTGCCATGCCATCCGCGATGCTCAGACGGTAGAGAGGAAAGTGATCACCAAAGAGCTGGAGGAGGAGTCCAAGCGTCTGGACCAGATGATGGAGGTGGAACGCCAGAAGGCAATTAAGATGCAGGAGGAGATCGATGAGTTGAGGAAACAGGAAAGGATCAG AGGGAAGCTCCACATCGTTGAGCAGATGACCCATAACGAGGAGGCCAGACTTCTCCAGGAGGAGCAAAGGGAACAAGAAGCCCAGCAGATGCTTCAGTACCTGGAAGAGCTTCAGATGGAAGATTATAAG GAtatggagaagagaaggaaggaacAGCTGGAAATCCAGGCCGAGATAAAACATATCAATATTGAGAACGAGAGGAAGAAGATTGAGCAGAAGGAGCAGGAGAAGCTGGCAGACCTGCGGGTGCTGGAATATACCAAACAGAAAATA GCTCGGGAAGCAGAATACGAAGCAGAACAGGAAAAgattaaaaaggagaaagaaaTGGAAGTTGCTCGTCTTCGAGCATTACAGGAGAGAGCTCATGACCACCGAGCAGAGCAG GATGCCCTCCGAGCAAAGAGGAACCAGGAGGCCATGGAGAGATCCTGGCGCCAGAAGGAAAAGGAGGAGGCGTTAAAGCAGGCGGAGGTAAATGCCATGTTGAGGAAGGCGCGTCTGGAGCAGGTGGCGCAAAAGGAACACTTCTTGGCTGTGCAGGCTCAGCGGAACCGGGCGGAATTTGAGCGCGTGTTAAG GGTCCAGCAGAATCTGGTGGAGAAGGACCTCAAGGAGCAGGAGGAGAAGACTAACCAGCTAAGGAGACATGCCAGCGAACTGAGGCGACAAGTACGCGAGCAGGAGCAGAAGCAGGTTGTGGACCGCATCTCCCACTTTGAGGAGGGCAAGAGGCTGGATGAGGAGGCCCGACAGCGCAGGGCACGCCTGGATGACCTGAAACAGAAGAAGCTGGAGGAACTGAG AAATGCCGGCCTCCCAGACAAGTACTGCTCCATGGTGGCCCGGAAAGCTGAGGTCCCCATAACCATCGTCCCATAG